The following nucleotide sequence is from Zingiber officinale cultivar Zhangliang chromosome 10A, Zo_v1.1, whole genome shotgun sequence.
gctcgaggcgcctccaacctcctcGGAGGCGCCTTGAGCATTGTTCATCCGAGCTTGTTTTGTTCTTTTCACTCTCTGCAAGTCATATTGTCCAAAATATAAAACATACCCTACAAGACGAAGTTAGTATAATGAAATGTGAATAATAGAACTTCTTAACAGTCTCCGaactatccgattctgacttttaAATTTCTTGGAAACCTTAGGTCGAGCcaacacctactattccctcaacggggaacgcgtcctcacctactcctctcaggaaaaATTACATTTTGTCATATCAGTCCTctagaccgtctggacttttgctcagcgtctgagatgtcaggacttcatgctgaacatctgatcctgacccatccagtcttccacctagtgttcacgacccctaggattttcacctagtgtcctcgacacTAGGATTTCGTCCAACGTCCTCAACCGCCAAGGTTTTGTCCAGTCCCCCGGATCAGGACTTGgctgcctagccgcaactaggactttccataacttagggttaccacccactaggacctaggattacctcctcCCAAGGTTTTCTACTTGCCtagaattcactaggacttttacctaagaacacttaggactttcctgcaagctcaatcacacttgttagatcacaagacatcttaatttttgaaccctttgacataatcaaaactcaggtttgatcgtctagtgctccctgcaccaatagGTTATActattgtatcctgggaaacagatgtTCATCATAATCTCGAAGAACAATTGGAGGAAGATGAATCCATTTTTAAGGAAAATGTATCATGCAGGCCTCGACAACACTTGCTTCCCACTCGGCCACTCCGACTGGGTAGTTGATGACTCGACACTCGACCAACTCGACACTCAGGTGACTTGGCAGCATGGCCAACTCATTCATTCAATAGTTGGCTGACTCGAACTCGACAATCGACGTCTTGACAGTCGACAAGTTGACACTTGCCTAACTCAGTACTCGGGTGATTCGAAAGCTCGACTAACTTAGTAACTCAATAGTCAGTAATTCAACACTCGGGATGACTCAACAGCTTGACCAACTTAGTCACTCAGTAGTTGGCTAACTCGTTAGTCGGCTGATTCAACAGTCAACCATACAAAGTAGCTCAGTTTTTTATAGTGTCAAGTTAGGTCTTCTCAGCTggtctaaaattagttttaaagtaAAATTCAATTCATTAGCTATTCTGGTCATCTCCGGCCAACCATCTTCGTTGTTGTGGAAGATTCTCCGACTAGCTCAATCCGGTGGAGTAAAAAACACTAAGGggtgtttggttctctcctaggaatcggaatgagaatgggtatcatagtattatgaaatgggaatgggtatgagcttggatatcattcttaaaaatgatgtttggttagttaaatattttcaatcggaatgaacctaaattctcttttttacccttacagaaaataagagaaaaaattagatgggagagaaagttgaatgtgagagaaacatatgatgagagagaaagtatgatgagagagaaaatatgttgggaaaatgaagagagagaaaatattatgagagaaaatgaaaaagtgaggagagagaaagtacgatgagagagaaagtgggttgagagagaaagagtgatgggaaaaaataagagagagaaagtctgatgagagaaaatgagagattgaagagagagaaagaatgCTGAGAAAGAAAGAGCgatggaaaaatgaagagagagaaaatattataagagaaaatgaaaaagtgaggagagagaaagtatgatgagagagaaagagtgatgggaaaaatgaagagagagaaagtgttatgagagaaaatgagagactagggagagagaaagtgttttgagagagaaagtgtgattagagagaataaagagagagagtgtgatgaaagagaatgaaaagagaaaaagtgtgatgagagaaaataaggagagagaatatgctaagagaaattgaggagagataaagtacggtgagagagaaagtataatgaaaaaataaggagaaagtgtgtaatgggagagaaagtgtgatggaagagaatgaagagagagaaaataaggagaaagagtgtatgatgggagagaatatagagagaaaatggtagagaatgtgtcatgagagagaaagtatgttgagagagaaagtgtgatgataaaataagaagagagaaaatatgatgagagagaataaggagagagagtgtgaaattaaaaaaaattgaacaaatatactaaggttatttttgtctaaaacttaattcacattcatattccatcaaaacccaaggaagGGGGTGaatttcatccatacccaaatttttggatttcatttcaaaatcttgatttcattccCATTAACCAAACACAAGATTTGTAAATAAATTCATTCTCTCATTTCTAAATTCATAAATCAAACGTCATCTAAATGTCATTTATAGATCAAAAGAAGAGCGAAGTTGATCCTACTATGTTGGTGGGACCCTCCTGATGTGATCtagtttctttatatttttttaaatatgcatataaattatgttttaaaaaatcaaGAGTACAGGCGTGCCCAACACATATCAatctaatttgaaaaaaaaaaaatagaggccGATATCCACGTGTGAGGTAGAGAGAGCCGTGTCAGCAGATGGAGAGATCCTTTTGAAGTTCCCCATTGGTGAGCAATCTATCCTCTTTCCAATACCGGATCTCCCTTAGATTTGATGCATCCCAGGCATCCATCTCCACTCACTAATACCCCTCACATCTACACCTCAACCACTGAATTCAACCAACCCATCAATCCAAGCAGCATCCGCAATGGCCGTGGCCATGGCCTCCACCTCCGCCGCGGTAGTCCTCCAAGGCCTCTCCACCCCTTTCCTCTCCGGCTCCCGGACTCTTCTCAATGCCACCATCAGCGGGAGGTCCTCCGCGGCTGCGTCTCGTCGGCTCGTCGTCGTTGCGGCTGCCGCCAAGAAGTCCTGGCTCCCCGGCGTCAGAGGCGGCGGCAACTTCATCGACCCAGAGTGGCTCGATGGCTCGTATGTTTTTCCCTTTCACAatcatctccatcatcaagaattGGGGATTAACCGAAGAAACAACGTCTTTTCTCCCATATGATGAGTGCAGGTTGCCGGGCGACTACGGGTTCGATCCGCTGGGCTTGGGGAAGGACCCCGCGTTCCTGAAGTGGTACAGGGAGGCGGAGCTGATCCACGGGCGGTGGGCCATGGCGGCGGTGGTGGGCATTTTCGTGGGGCAGGCGTGGAGCGGCGTACCGTGGTTTGAGGCCGGCGCAGACCCTGGCGCCGTCGCGCCCTTCTCCTTCGGCTCGCTCCTCGGCACGCAGCTCATCCTCATGGGATGGGTCGAGTCCAAGAGGTGGGTCGACTTCTTCGACCAGGACTCGCAGTCCGTGGAGTGGGCCACGCCGTGGTCGCGCACCGCCGAGAACTTCGCCAATGCCACCGGCGAACAGGGATACCCTGGAGGCAAGTTCTTCGACCCCCTTGGCTTGGCTGGCACCGTCGATAACGGCGTGTACGTACCCGACTTCGAGAAGCTCGAGCGGCTCAAGTTGGCCGAGATCAAGCACGCCAGGATCGCCATGCTCGCCATGCTCATCTTCTACTTCGAGGCCGGACAGGGCAAGACCCCCCTTGGTGCACTGGGATTGTAAATTGTAAACATGAGGCTTGGACAAATGTATTAATCTACTCTACTGTGTGCATCGTTCGTCATGATTCTGAACATTAGTCTTCTCCTGTAAAAGATCTTGTAGATTAATTGCTGTCATTTAATAACAGACACTATTTATTATCTGGGAAATTGGAAGTTAATTTGTGTTTACAAAGTTGAGGCGCGTTATGGATTTGATTGCAGGAGAAAAATATCTCTGTTTGATACGGGATGTCAACGGGACTCAGATATGACGCTACTCTTAAAATCAAGGTGGTGTGACCGAAGGTTAAGGTGAAGGTTAAGAGGAGGTGGCAGCCAGGGTATCATTCTCCATGAGATTTTGTTATACGCCAAGTGTTAAGATCTTTGGTATGAGGATGGCTGGCTTATAAATCGGTAGGACTTAGAGAACCTAGTGTTTGATTCCTATATAAAAACATCTATCATATATCCAAGTAGTCGATAATCAACCAAGTTTAATTAAAGGAGGCCTAACCTATCACAGATATGGCCGGTCATAAATCCGGCCGGAGTAAGAGAACCTAGCTTCCCACTCGGTACAAGTCTTACAATATATGACCGGTCGACTTCATTAGAGGTTGACCCTATAGATTTTCATACATGCTAGTCCTCTTTCATATAACCAGTCACTAACAACTTCTGTCAGATTTACATAGCTTAGCATGTTCGTCTCTTATACATACAGAAAAACAGTTTCCCTTATAAACTCAGTCAGATTTTCAAATCTCAGGTTCTTGCTTTTAAAGGCGAGTCTTTTCTCATATGGACGATTGGATTAGAGTACTGATTGAATCTCTAGAGACTAAATTCCCCATTCCTTAAATGTAAATATCCCAATATATGGTCGGTCGGCTAAAAAGTTGACCGGATGTAGAGGACTTAGCTTCATATTACTTCCAGAACAGATCTTCAACATCACCTAGTACATAATCGAGCAGCTTAAGTTAAGAACAGATATGTAGTTGACCGGTTTAAAGACTCAGCCGGGATATACTCAGTACACAATATGGTCAGAACTAGCAACAACCTGCCAAAATAATAACCATTTGTTAGAGCATATTCCTCTATTTTAATATAATCATTTACTAGAACTTTTTTTTTGAAGGTGATTGTATTTTCCATCAGCCGACAACTTATGACATAATATTCCTTCAACCGTCTCATTAATAACGTAAGTTACAAAAGACAAAAGAGGTGTACATATGGATAATGAAAATTTCATCGGACGGTTATTGTAAATCGCCGAGGCTATATGTCTTCCCTTACTCAACAACATTTGATATTCTCTGTCACTTCATGATTGCGGAAGTTataagaggtggtatataaaaggGATCCTCTCTGTTGGTAAGGTACGCACACTCATACACATATGCACATCTTACAATATCCTTATTTACACGCACACATTCTGCTATTCTGCTCTCCGTTTTACCTGCTCGAATATCGTACTAGAACATTGGAGGACCATCATCAGAAACTTCTTCCCTGATTTTTAAGCACTGACATCTTGTCTACTCTTTTGAGTGTGTGCAGAGTAGAGAAAGATACTCAGAACTCTTTTCTTATTCTAGTTTATCATCTTCTCACCCTCACAAAGTTTTCAATCAGTCAACCACATCACCACCGATCCAGCACATTATCTCTTCAATTTTGAAACATGATCAAACACGGTGCTAAAACCATTTTTCTGTCATCCTCCTCTTTAGTAGGTTAGACCACATGTGCAAATTTAAAATAAACATGGACTGTGACCAAAACTATTCTCATCTAATTCACTTCGCTATTAGACTAAAATATTATTAGTAAAAATATCCTTCTTAAAATAGGGGATTCATTTGTCTGAGCGTTCTGTCAACCCATCTTTAAGCTAATATGGAGAGGAAATTATAAATGACTACTAAGTACACATGGGATCCTTCTTTTGAGTTAATGGACACTATTAGGATGTCATTTCTTTCTTAGCTTTGTTCAGAGTTGATTTCATTATTTGTCGGAATCAAATTGAACAGGCAGAGGCGCCGACAGGAGCCCATTTACGTAGGTCTCCAGACTGAAAGTGGCACACGAAGCAGCCCACAAGCGATGGTTAGTGGCTAGCTACGGCCTTCTTCTGCCTCTGGTGTCTCACGTCGCTTGCGGTCCGTAGAAGGGTGAGCTACAGGTCGCCGGATTACCTGCACATCGGCTCGGTGTCCAAGAAGACAGACGAGTGGAACTACGGTTTCTTTCTCCTCGAGCTGACCGCGCGCCGATCGAGTGAATAAGGTTAAAATTGCTCGATAGAAGCGTATGTTTTCTCACTCCTTATCTGAAATAATACACTAAACCAGCAATTACCATCATCCTTTTGCTCTGCCCGAGTTCATGTAACCAATGTATATACAGCTAACTACCTCAGCTTAAAGTAAATCTATGCACGGTGGGCTTCGTGCACCGAATATTTCATATTCAAACTAAGGGGAAAAAACGCTTAAAACAACTGTACCACTGGAAAACGACGACATGATCAAAGGAAATTTGCTTAGCTTCCAAACAAAGCTCGCCATGTGCTCGAACAGCTcaacatcaaaaggaagccactGGCACCACTGCTAATTAGAGTTCACCTTTGTATCAAACAGATACGCTCGTTGTTTTATTAGATGATATTTTTCATCTTAATTAGATCGCGAtgtgatatatatggatcaaatcGGTGTACTTTCAGCTGGAGGACGAAGACAAGACGACAAGTCGACAAGACTTAATACAGAGGAATTAATTAAGTCAGAGACCGGTTTAGCACTATTTACTAGATTTTATCATCTCaataattttatctattttatagaacaataaattaaccttaaaaaaaaattgacattGAAATACAATTCTTATTTCATTCCGTCTTAATCTAAATCATTCCAATATAATTTATTAACTTTAACTGGTCGTAAcattttattctaaacttaaaattaaGCTCTGTAAATTTCACATATGATCCGACAGTAAGATCGGGGACTCCTCTGGAGGGGAGTttacgtagaggtcaaaagtcaaaagagtCAGCATGAAGGCTAGCCAATCGGAGATGGGGTGGGTCGACCGACCAAACGGGTCCGA
It contains:
- the LOC122027359 gene encoding chlorophyll a-b binding protein CP24 10A, chloroplastic-like — encoded protein: MAVAMASTSAAVVLQGLSTPFLSGSRTLLNATISGRSSAAASRRLVVVAAAAKKSWLPGVRGGGNFIDPEWLDGSLPGDYGFDPLGLGKDPAFLKWYREAELIHGRWAMAAVVGIFVGQAWSGVPWFEAGADPGAVAPFSFGSLLGTQLILMGWVESKRWVDFFDQDSQSVEWATPWSRTAENFANATGEQGYPGGKFFDPLGLAGTVDNGVYVPDFEKLERLKLAEIKHARIAMLAMLIFYFEAGQGKTPLGALGL